GGACCATAACCCTGACCACTCTGATAGCCGCTTTATTCGGCGCTTTTTTCCTGGGAGAGGAGGGAACAACTTATGAGTCAGACTGAGCTTTTGGTGGCGGTGGCCGGCATGGCCCTGGTCACCTATATACCGCGCATGCTGCCCATGGTGACACTCACCGATCTTGACCTGTCTCCTTTCTGGCGCCGATTTCTTCATTATATCCCTGCCGCGGCATTGAGCGCTCTTTTATTCCCGGGAATACTTGAGGCAACCGGATCTCCGCCGGTGGCAGCAGCCGGAGGAATTTCCGCTCTGATCCTGGCCTTGAAAAATTTTGGGCTGCTCGCGGTAGTCCTGATATCTATATTGACTGTCTTCTCGCTGCAGATGTTATTTCTTTAAAATTATCTCAAAAATGCAATTTTGCGGAGGCGTGTTTTTATGGCAATATGGAATGAAGAGACTCTGAGCGAGTTCAATGAACTTCTGGGATCTGATCGCCCTACCCCGGGTGGAGGAGCTGCCGGGGCACTGGTGGCCAGCGTCAGCTCGGCCCTTTTGATGATGGTCACCGCCCTTACTGATGACGAAAGCGGAGAAATCGACGAGATCGAGGAAGAACTGGCTCTTTTTCGCGAAGAGGCTTATGGATTGATGGAGGAGG
The nucleotide sequence above comes from Halarsenatibacter silvermanii. Encoded proteins:
- a CDS encoding AzlD domain-containing protein — encoded protein: MSQTELLVAVAGMALVTYIPRMLPMVTLTDLDLSPFWRRFLHYIPAAALSALLFPGILEATGSPPVAAAGGISALILALKNFGLLAVVLISILTVFSLQMLFL